One window from the genome of Salvia miltiorrhiza cultivar Shanhuang (shh) chromosome 7, IMPLAD_Smil_shh, whole genome shotgun sequence encodes:
- the LOC130995472 gene encoding uncharacterized protein LOC130995472, translating into MLSQISASLSHTSSSLTATTAFSFRPSLTSKFRLYPFSSQKRRFSAAASMDGSSSPAPAASVDSISEDLKNQSLEKDNYVVDGVRNPMNSDNITQNRVKLKLEELKWDHSFVRELPGDPRTDSIPREVLHSCYTRVSPSAEVDNPQLVAWSDSVAELLDLDAREFERPDFPQIFSGASPLVGWMPYAQCYGGHQFGMWAGQLGDGRAITLGEVLNSSCRRWELQLKGAGKTPYSRFADGLAVLRSSIREFLCSEAMHFLGIPTTRALCLVTTGKYVTRDMFYDGNPKDEPGAIVCRVAPSFLRFGSYQIHASRGKDDLGLVRTLADYTIRHHFPHLENLSKSDSLSFSTGEGDDSVVDLTSNKYAAWAVEVAERTASLIAKWQGVGFTHGVLNTDNMSALGLTIDYGPFGFLDAFDPSYTPNTTDLPGRRYCFANQPDIGLWNIAQFATTLSAAQLVNEKESNYAMERYGTKFMDEYQAIMTKKLGLSKYNKQLISDLLKNMAVDKVDYTNFFRLLSNIKADATIQDDELLVTLKAVLLDIGKERKDAWTSWVKSYIQELSASGIADEERKKSMDSVNPRYILRNYLCQSAIDAAEQGDFEEVRRVLKVMSRPYDEQPGMEKYARLPPAWAYRPGVCMLSCSS; encoded by the exons ATGCTTTCCCAGATTTCGGCATCACTCTctcacacctcttcttctctcACCGCCACCACCGCCTTCTCCTTCCGCCCGTCGCTCACATCGAAATTCCGTCTATACCCTTTCAGTTCCCAGAAGCGCCgcttctccgccgccgcctcaatGGACGGAAGTTCTTCCCCTGCCCCCGCGGCCTCCGTCGACTCCATTTCCGAAGATTTGAAAAATCAAAGCTTGGAAAAAGATAATTACGTTGTCGACGGCGTTAGAAATCCTATGAATTCGGATAATATCACTCAAAACAGGGTTAAGTTGAAGCTGGAAGAACTCAAATGGGACCACTCATTTGTTCGTGAACTGCCCGGAGATCCCAGGACCGATTCGATTCCGCGAGAG GTCTTGCATTCTTGTTACACAAGAGTATCACCATCTGCTGAGGTGGATAATCCTCAGCTTGTCGCATGGTCTGATTCAGTTGCAGAGTTACTTGATTTGGATGCAAGAGA ATTTGAAAGACCTGATTTTCCTCAAATATTTTCTGGGGCGTCGCCTTTAGTTGGATG GATGCCTTATGCTCAGTGCTATGGAGGACATCAGTTCggcatgtgggctggccagttGGGTGATGGTAGGGCAATTACTCTCGGAGAAGTTCTTAATTCTAGTTGTCGCAGGTGGGAGTTGCAGCTTAAGGGTGCTGGGAAGACACCATACAGTCGATTTGCTGATGGTCTTGCAGTTTTACGTAGTAGTATCCGGGAGTTCCTCTGCAGTGAGGCAATGCACTTTCTAGGAATCCCAACAACACGCGCACTATGCCTAGTGACTACTGGAAAATATGTTACTCGAGACATGTTTTATGA TGGCAACCCAAAAGATGAACCTGGTGCAATTGTTTGCAGAGTTGCTCCATCCTTTCTTCGCTTTGGTTCATACCAAATCCATGCTTCAAGAGGGAAGGATGATCTTGGCCTTGTTCGCACTTTGGCTGACTATACCATTAGGCATCACTTCCCCCATTTAGAGAATCTCAGCAAAAGTGACAGCTTATCTTTCAGCACTGGTGAAGGAGATGATTCAGTAGTTGACTTAACTTCAAACAAGTATGCTG CTTGGGCCGTGGAAGTTGCAGAGCGCACAGCTTCCTTAATTGCAAAATGGCAGGGTGTTGGCTTTACCCATGGGGTGCTAAACACAGATAACATGAGTGCGTTGGGACTCACCATTGATTATGGTCCTTTTGGTTTCTTGGATGCATTTGACCCTAGTTACACTCCAAACACTACTGATCTTCCTGGAAGAAGGTACTGCTTCGCAAATCAACCTGATATTGGTCTATGGAATATTGCGCAATTCGCTACAACTCTTTCTGCTGCCCAGTTAGTAAATGAGAAGGAGTCAAACTATGCTATGGAAAG GTATGGAACGAAGTTTATGGATGAGTATCAAGCCATAATGACCAAAAAGCTTGGTCTATCTAAGTACAATAAGCAGTTGATCAGTGATCTTCTTAAAAACATGGCTGTTGATAAAGTTGACTACACAAACTTCTTTCGGTTGCTTTCAAATATAAAAGCTGATGCTACCATTCAAGACGATGAGCTATTGGTTACTCTTAAAGCTGTTTTGTTGGACATCGGCAAAGAGCGCAAAGATGCATGGACTAGCTGGGTGAAGTCCTATATACAAGAG CTTTCTGCAAGTGGAATTGCTGACGAGGAGAGGAAAAAATCAATGGACTCAGTAAATCCCAGATACATTCTCAGAAACTATTTATGCCAAAGTGCCATTGATGCAGCAGAACAAGGTGATTTTGAAGAGGTACGGCGGGTACTAAAGGTCATGTCAAGGCCGTATGATGAGCAACCTGGGATGGAAAAATATGCTCGCTTGCCTCCTGCTTGGGCGTATCGTCCTGGCGTGTGCATGCTTTCTTGTTCTTCTTGA
- the LOC130995474 gene encoding non-structural maintenance of chromosomes element 4 homolog A-like: METETALAILKEEENTHPNLSGSKRRELRSCYREIERCINEGKDDIADATSKKFMAIMNEVENIHQHVSKPREQVADAEAFLGLTSILVDSVRSHSKAGVTPVEFVSCLIREFGQVKRQKENSYNVSWQDIGYCVSPIFKSGSGCRTMIGPMKNELKPRKRVVRAKRARPMKKTIPEELETTVDLVSNTDRNIHVMFEVLKRKKKAEVECLVLNRYSFAQTVENLFALSFLVKDGRVHMYVDETGARLVVPRNGPSAEEIKSGVAKNDHFVFRLDFNDWEVMKRYVPDGEEVMPQRYTFDVKPCSAKSNDEESVIPEAIPIDSRFVCTVAKHARNYVAIPCMITT, translated from the exons ATGGAGACGGAGACCGCCCTTGCAATTCTTAAGGAAGAAGAAAATACTCATCCCAATCTTTCCGGTTCCAAACGTAGGGAACTTCGTTCATGCTACCGTGAAATCGAAAGATGCATTAACG AGGGGAAAGATGATATTGCAGATGCGACTTCCAAAAAGTTCATGGCCATCATGAACGAAGTGGAAAACATCCATCAACATG TAAGCAAGCCGCGAGAGCAGGTAGCAGATGCAGAAGCCTTCTTAGGGCTGACCAGCATATTGGTGGACTCTGTTAGATCACATAGTAAGGCAGGTGTTACCCCAGTTGAGTTTGTTTCTTGCTTGATCAGAGAATTCGGGCAGGTGAAAAGGCAAAAGGAGAACTCTTATAATGTCTCGTGGCAAGATATTGGCTATTGTGTTTCGCCTATTTTCAAGAGCGGGTCCGGGTGCAGGACAAT GATTGGACCAATGAAAAATGAGCTCAAGCCACGGAAGCGAGTTGTCCGTGCAAAACGAGCAAGACCAATGAAGAAAACTATACCAGAAGAG CTGGAGACCACTGTAGATTTGGTCTCAAACACTGATCGGAACATACATGTGATGTTTGAGGTATTGAAGAGGAAGAAAAAGGCTGAAGTTGAATGCCTCGTCTTAAATAGATATTCATTTGCTCAGACAGTTGAGAACTTATTTGCACTATCGTTCCTGGTCAAAGACGGTAGAGTTCATATGTATGTGGACGAGACTGGTGCTCGACTTGTCG TTCCAAGAAACGGTCCAAGCGCAGAAGAAATCAAGAGTGGTGTAGCTAAAAACGACCACTTCGTATTCAGACTCGACTTCAATGATTGGGAG GTGATGAAGAGATATGTGCCAGATGGGGAAGAAGTTATGCCGCAAAGGTATACATTCGACGTCAAACCATGTTCTGCAAAATCAAATGATGAAGAATCCGTCATACCAGAAGCGATTCCAATTGATTCTCGATTTGTTTGCACGGTTGCGAAGCACGCGAGGAACTATGTGGCCATACCATGCATGATTACGACGTAA